TGACCCGGACCAGTACTCCCTGCTCCGCCGCGGTGCCGGCGAGGATCTTCTCCAACCGGTCGATGTCGTCGAAGTTGTCGACGACGACCGTCCCGGCGCCGGCCTCGACGGCGAGGCGCAGCTCCTCCTCGGTCTTGGCGTTGCCGTGGACGACCAGGCCGGCCGGGTCCGCGCCCGCGGCGAGGGCGAGGGTCAGCTCGCCGCCGCCCGCCACGTCGATGCCCAGGCCCTCCTCCGTGAGCAGCCGGATGACGGCGGTGCAGGGGAAGGCCTTGGAGGCGAAGACGGTGCGGGAGTTCGGCCAACGGGCGGCCAGGCCGTCGGCGTACCGGCGGGCGCGGGCGCGGACCGACGCCTCGTCGAGGACCAGCGCGGGAGTGCCGTAGCACTCGGCCAGTTCGGCCACCGGTACGCCGCCGATCACCAGTCCGCCGTTCTCGTCCCGGGTGGTCCCGGGTGGGAACAGCCCCAGCAGTTCCCGGCCTGCCTGCGTCTGCGTCGTTGCCATCCGCGCTCCTCGTGTCAATGGTCCGTCCCGCTCTGGAGCCATGCTCCCGCTACGGTCGCTCCGGATCATCGTTGACATCGTCAATGCGGGTCTCCCAGACTTGACGTCCACAACAATGCTTCGAGTCAGGGGTGCACCATGCGGGAGTCCGGCGCTCGGGGGCACCTGCCCGTCCGTCAGCTCGTGGACAACATCGGCCCGGCGCTGCTGCGCCTGGTCCAGGAGGGCACCGGCAGCGGCGGGCCGCTCACCGACATCGCCATCCACGCCCCGGGTGCGCCGGCGCAGCTCGGACCCGGGTGCGTGGTGCTGGGGGTCGGCGTGACCACGGAGGCCGAGCTGCGCGAGCTGACCGAGGCCATGCGGCAGGCCGGTGCCGAGGTGCTGGCGGTGAAGGCCCCGGTGCCGCCGTCGGCCGACGACGGGCCGGCGATCATCGAGGTCAACCGGGACGCCTCCTGGATGCATGTGGCGACGACCGTCCGCGAGCAACTGCTCGAGTACGCGAGGACGCGCGTGCGCTCGGTCGGCAGCGGCGCGGAGCTGTTCGCCCTGGCGAACGCGGTCTACCAGGCGGTCGGCGCGCCGGTCACCATCGAGGACCGGTTCTCCGCGCTGGTCGCCTGGTCGGAGGGGCAGGACCGGACCGACTCCGAGCGGATCGAGACCATCCTCGGGCGGGCCGTGCACCAGCGGACGCTCGCCGAACAGCGCGAGCGCCAGGAGTTCGAGCGGCTCCACACCAGCACCGAACCGGTGTACATGGCGGCGACCGGGGCGGATCAGCTGGCCAGGGTGGCCATCGCGGTCCGGGCCGGTTCGGACGTCCTCGGCTACATCTGGGCCGCCGTCACCGGGCCGCTCGACGAGGCGGCCACGGCCCGGCTGCGCGAGTTCGCGCCCGTGGTCGCGCTGCAGCTGGTCGGCCTGCGCACGGAGACCAGCTACGCCCGCCGCCAGCGCGGCGAGCTGGCCGCCGCGGTACTCGGCGGCGCGGCCGACCCGGTGGAGGCGAGCCGACTGCAGCTGGGCTCCGGCCCGGTCTGCGTCCTGGCGGCGGCTCCGCGACTGGCCGGCCGCGCAGGACCGGACGCGTCGGGCTCCGACGCGCTGGACGCCGCCGGGCTGCGCCGGTTCGCGGACACCCTGGAGTACTTCCTGGCGGCCGTGCACCCCCGTTCAGCCGTGGTGGCGGGCACCGGAGCGGTGTACGTACTGGCCGCCTGGCCTCCGGACCACACCACGGCCCGGGAGTCGGCCGTCGCCCTGGCCCGCGACTTCCTCGCGCGGACCCCGCTGGCCGGTGACTACGTGGTCGCCGTCGGCGGCCCGGCCGAATCGATGGGCCGGATCGCCGACGTGCGGGCGCAGGCGGACGCCGCGCTGCGGGCGCTGCGGCACCCGGCCGTCCGCGGACCGGCGGTGCGCACCGTGGAGGACATGGCGCTGGCGGTACTGCTGCTGCACCTCGCCGACGCGACCGAGGCGCTCGGCCTGCCGGAGGCCGGCGGCGCGCTGCACCGGCTGCGCCAGGAGGAGGGCCAGGACGGTCCGTTGGCGGCGACCCTGGCCGCCTACCTCGCCGCTGCGGGAGCCACCGACAGTGCGGCGGAGGCTCTGCACATCCACCCCAACACCATGCGCTACCGGCTGCGCCGGATCCGCGAGGTCTCCGGGCTGGACTTCGGCGACGCCGACGCCATGCTGCTCGCGCACCTCCAGCTCCGGGTGCGCGAGCTGCGGACGGGCGCGTCCCGAGGCTCCGTCTGATCAGGGCCCCGGCTGGTCAGGGCCCCGGCTGGTCAGGGCCCCGGCTGGTCAGGGCTCCGACTGATCAGGGCTTCGGCTGCTCCCGGAACGAGCGGGTGTAGCGGCACCCGTCCAGGTCGAGCCAGAGCACCGCGCCGTCCAGGGCGGGGCCGGACGTCAGGCGCTCCGGCAGCCGGGGGTCGGCTCCGACGCGGAAGGCTCCGTCGTCGAGCGGGACGAGTTCCGGTTCGTCGCAGGGCGCTTCCACGCCGGTCGCGGCGATCATGTGCAGTCGTCCCGCCCGCTGCACGATGCTGAAGCTGGGATACCAGGGGGTGTAGCTCCGGTAGTGGCCTGCGAGTGGATGCGGGGGAGCGGTCGGCGCGGAGGGGCCGGAGCCCAGTGACTCGGGACCGTGGAGCCACCGCCCGTCCAGGGAGTGGTGGTAGGCCGACCACCCCGGGTGATCGCACACCAGCCGCCCGTCCCCCGAGTCGTACAGCCTGCCGGTCACCCCGTCCGAGGTGAGCGAGAGACCGCCGTCCCCGGTGGCCTCGACGCGGATCTGACGCGGCGTCGTTCCGTGGGTCCCGACGTACCGCCGGGCGTCGGGGATCCGCTCCGGGTCGAACAGCGTCGGGTCCGCCGGGGCTCCCTGGACGACGGCGAGCACATGGCGGGCGAAGCGGTCGATGATCTGGCACTCGCCGGGTGCGTTGGTCAGCACAGCGACACCGTGCCCGCCGTCGGTGTCGACGGCGAGGTACGAGCGGTACCCGACCATCCCGCCGGCATGCGTCAGCCAGGTGTGGCCGTCGATCACTTCCACGTCCACGCCGAGCGCGTAGCCGGAATCGACCGCGTCGGCGGGCAGCGTGACGATCTGTCGAAATCGCTCAGGACCGATGGTCCTGCTGCCGTCCAAGGTGCCCCGGCCCAGCAGCATGCGGGCGAACCGACCCAGGTCGGAGGCGGTGGCCAGGACGTTCCCGTCGGCCGCCGAATACTCGAAGAAGCCGGCCGGCGCCAGCCGGGCCGACGGCAGCGGCGGGCGGTCGTCGCGGAGGAACCGGTACCCGGTGGCCAGTCCGTCGACGCCCTCGTGAGTGATCAGCGCCGCCGAGTCGCGCATGCCCAGGGGCCGCAGCAGCCGTCCGGCCATGGCGTCCGCCAGCGATTCCCCCGTCACCTGCTCGACGATCAACCCCAGCAGGTTGTAGCCCTCGTTGGAGTAGTGGAACATCTCACCCGGTTCGGCCCAGGTCCTCGCATCGCGGAGCGCGTAGCCGCGTGCGGCGGCATCGGGCATCGAGTCGGCCCCGGCCACCAGGCCGGAGGTGTGCTGGAGGAGGTGCCGGACGGTGATCGCGCGGGAGCCGCCGTTCGGGGCGAACCAGGGCAGGTGGTCGGCGACCGCCGCGTCGAGGTCCAGCTTCCCCTCGTCCGCCAGGATGCCGAGGAGGACGGCGGTGAAGGTCTTGCTGATGGAACCGATCTCGAACCGCGTGTGACGGGAGACCGGCGTCCCGGACTCCGCGTTCGCGAATCCTGCGGTGACGAACGCGGACTCGCCGGTCCCGTCGACGACGCTGATCGCGATTCCCGGCACCGGCCACCAGGCCCGCAACTGCTCCGCAAGTCCGGAGAGCACCTCTTGCACATCCTGTTGCACATCCTGTTGCACATCCATCAGACGCCCGCCTTCCGCGAACCGAATCCCGCGAACCGGTCCGGACCCAGCTCGACCTGGGAGGAGTCGATCTCCGCGTCCGGCCGGTCGCCTTTGACGAACCGTCGACACAACGGGTACAGCAGCACGGCCAGCAGCGCCACCGCGAGGCTCGTGCCGAACGTCGCGGGCTGGTCGACCGCCGTACTCCATCCCATGTACACGATCATCGCTGTGGGCAGCGCGACCACCAGGACCGCGCCGAGCCGGCCGCCGGGGACCCGAAACGGCCGGAGCATCTGCGGATACCGCCAGCGGAGGACCAGGAAGGCCGCGAATTCCAGCAGGATCGAGGCCAGCGAGAGCAGCACCGTGGCCTGCAGGATCGCGTTGAAGTCGAAGGCGGAGAGCACGATGACGACGGTGGTGCACGCCAGCAGCGCGCCCACCGGCGTGTGGAACCGTCTGCTGTCCCGGGCCATCCAGCGCGGCAGGTAGGCGTCCGCGGCCAGCGCCCGCGGAACCCGGGTGCTCGTCAGCAGGATCGCCATGAACAGCCCCACCAGGGAGAGCGCCGATCCCAGGGAGATCAGCACCTTCAGCCAGATGCCGCCCAGGATGTCGCCGACCACGACGAAGTCGCCGTCGACCCAGTCGGCGGGCGAACCCCGGTGCAGCCCGCTGCCGACGGCGGCCATGGTGGGCAGCAGGTAGGCGGTGATGATCAGCGGAACCGAGATGAGCAGGGCCCGGGTGTAGGTCCGGTGCGCGTCGGCGACCTCGCCCAGCACGGTGCTCGGGCCGTCGAATCCCAGGTACAGCCACACGATCACGCTGAGCGCGCCGGCCACCGACTCGTGGACGCTCTGCCCCGGCGCCATGAAGGGCGAGAGCACGTTGATCCCGTTGCTGACCGCATGCCAGATGCCGAGGACCGTCAGCACCGCGAACGGTGCGAGGATCAGCAGCATCATCCCGACCGAGTACTCGCTCACCGCCTTGGAGCCGCGGTAGTTCAGGTAGGCCATCGGGACGATGAGGGCGACGGTGACGATCCAGTGCAGGTCCACGACGAAACCGCCGTGGAACAGGTCCACGATCACCAGCCCCTTCCCGCGGGCGATGTCCGGGACCCAGGTGGCCAGGTAGTCGACCAGCAGGATCGGGTAGAGGGCGAGGTTCAGCACCGACCCGATCGAGTTCCAGGCCCCGAACACGAATGCCGCACCTCGGCCGAGCGCGATCTTCGCCCAGTAGTAGTAGCCGCCGTCGACCGGTATCGCAGCGCTCAACTCTGCTGCCACCAGTGCGTTCGGCACGCCGAAGACCACCGGGACCAGGACGATCATCAGCAGGGTCATGCCCGGGCCCGCGCTGGAGAGTGAGGCTTCGAGCCCGAAGGGGCCTCCGGACACCGTGAAGAAGAAGATTCCGACCAGGGGCAGCACGCCGAGCGTGCGTCTGCCCGCCCCGGGCGCCGACCGCGTGACTTCCGACGGGATCAGTTCGGTCATCCTGGGCTCCACTCTCTCTTCGCGCATGGTCGGCACAACGTACGGGGGCCTCACCGGGGCCGTCCTCGTCGTACACGTCAAAGCCGGGGCCCCTCGGTTGTCGCTGCCACCAATACCGGGCGGGGTCAGAGCCCGCGCGGCTGGATCAGGCCCGAGTCGAAGGCGGCGACCGCGGCCTGGAGCCGGTCCCGGACGCCGAGTTTCGCCAGCATGCTCTGCACGTGGCTCTTGACGGTCGTCTCCGCCAGGTTGAGCCGCTCACCGATCTCGGCGTTCGACATGCCCCGGGCGACCAGCAGCAGTACGTCCAGCTCCCGTGCCGA
The Streptacidiphilus albus JL83 genome window above contains:
- a CDS encoding APC family permease, which codes for MTELIPSEVTRSAPGAGRRTLGVLPLVGIFFFTVSGGPFGLEASLSSAGPGMTLLMIVLVPVVFGVPNALVAAELSAAIPVDGGYYYWAKIALGRGAAFVFGAWNSIGSVLNLALYPILLVDYLATWVPDIARGKGLVIVDLFHGGFVVDLHWIVTVALIVPMAYLNYRGSKAVSEYSVGMMLLILAPFAVLTVLGIWHAVSNGINVLSPFMAPGQSVHESVAGALSVIVWLYLGFDGPSTVLGEVADAHRTYTRALLISVPLIITAYLLPTMAAVGSGLHRGSPADWVDGDFVVVGDILGGIWLKVLISLGSALSLVGLFMAILLTSTRVPRALAADAYLPRWMARDSRRFHTPVGALLACTTVVIVLSAFDFNAILQATVLLSLASILLEFAAFLVLRWRYPQMLRPFRVPGGRLGAVLVVALPTAMIVYMGWSTAVDQPATFGTSLAVALLAVLLYPLCRRFVKGDRPDAEIDSSQVELGPDRFAGFGSRKAGV
- a CDS encoding serine hydrolase domain-containing protein codes for the protein MLSGLAEQLRAWWPVPGIAISVVDGTGESAFVTAGFANAESGTPVSRHTRFEIGSISKTFTAVLLGILADEGKLDLDAAVADHLPWFAPNGGSRAITVRHLLQHTSGLVAGADSMPDAAARGYALRDARTWAEPGEMFHYSNEGYNLLGLIVEQVTGESLADAMAGRLLRPLGMRDSAALITHEGVDGLATGYRFLRDDRPPLPSARLAPAGFFEYSAADGNVLATASDLGRFARMLLGRGTLDGSRTIGPERFRQIVTLPADAVDSGYALGVDVEVIDGHTWLTHAGGMVGYRSYLAVDTDGGHGVAVLTNAPGECQIIDRFARHVLAVVQGAPADPTLFDPERIPDARRYVGTHGTTPRQIRVEATGDGGLSLTSDGVTGRLYDSGDGRLVCDHPGWSAYHHSLDGRWLHGPESLGSGPSAPTAPPHPLAGHYRSYTPWYPSFSIVQRAGRLHMIAATGVEAPCDEPELVPLDDGAFRVGADPRLPERLTSGPALDGAVLWLDLDGCRYTRSFREQPKP
- a CDS encoding helix-turn-helix domain-containing protein; its protein translation is MRESGARGHLPVRQLVDNIGPALLRLVQEGTGSGGPLTDIAIHAPGAPAQLGPGCVVLGVGVTTEAELRELTEAMRQAGAEVLAVKAPVPPSADDGPAIIEVNRDASWMHVATTVREQLLEYARTRVRSVGSGAELFALANAVYQAVGAPVTIEDRFSALVAWSEGQDRTDSERIETILGRAVHQRTLAEQRERQEFERLHTSTEPVYMAATGADQLARVAIAVRAGSDVLGYIWAAVTGPLDEAATARLREFAPVVALQLVGLRTETSYARRQRGELAAAVLGGAADPVEASRLQLGSGPVCVLAAAPRLAGRAGPDASGSDALDAAGLRRFADTLEYFLAAVHPRSAVVAGTGAVYVLAAWPPDHTTARESAVALARDFLARTPLAGDYVVAVGGPAESMGRIADVRAQADAALRALRHPAVRGPAVRTVEDMALAVLLLHLADATEALGLPEAGGALHRLRQEEGQDGPLAATLAAYLAAAGATDSAAEALHIHPNTMRYRLRRIREVSGLDFGDADAMLLAHLQLRVRELRTGASRGSV